A window from Akkermansia muciniphila encodes these proteins:
- a CDS encoding substrate-binding domain-containing protein has translation MTSLPASSLVETVANKIKQMILSGSLVNILPGERELGNRLSVGRETVRKALALLERDAWIAPARIKVPRRILKTTEEGSDWNVPSHPVQEKRGIIGFLTPQPLKRLAQSVLAEIYTISKILEEDGISVRIFEAPWILGNNPDKRLAKLVTKSECVCWILHRSSEQTQLWFKTHGIPCIVRGTSYQSSNLPYLDRHWAATTHHAAQHLWNKGHRTVGLCLPPDPLKGHQLMQKGFFSFTAQGWNPVLIPTPFETPLFFEYLAKAFREHPDMSALVATRGNQIVPLLSWVEARSLSIPNQLSLVSLTYEPFMERLLPPITYYEENQTKTVHKLIRMLRALTSGKSIKSISVIPEIYPGQSVSLRHPSPSA, from the coding sequence ATGACCTCGTTGCCTGCATCTTCATTGGTTGAAACCGTAGCCAATAAAATCAAACAGATGATCCTCAGCGGCAGCCTGGTCAACATTCTCCCCGGAGAACGGGAACTTGGGAACAGGCTGTCCGTGGGGAGAGAAACCGTCCGAAAGGCCCTGGCCCTTCTGGAAAGGGATGCATGGATCGCCCCGGCGCGCATCAAGGTGCCACGGCGCATCCTGAAAACCACGGAGGAAGGGTCGGACTGGAATGTTCCCTCCCATCCCGTTCAGGAGAAAAGGGGCATCATCGGATTCCTGACGCCCCAGCCCCTCAAAAGGCTGGCGCAAAGCGTACTGGCGGAAATCTATACCATCTCCAAAATTCTGGAGGAAGACGGCATCAGCGTCCGCATCTTTGAAGCTCCCTGGATTTTAGGCAACAACCCGGACAAACGGCTCGCCAAGCTGGTGACCAAATCCGAATGCGTCTGCTGGATACTCCACCGCTCCTCGGAACAAACCCAGCTCTGGTTCAAGACGCACGGCATCCCCTGCATCGTCCGCGGCACTTCCTACCAGAGCAGCAACCTGCCGTATCTGGACCGCCACTGGGCAGCCACCACGCATCATGCGGCGCAGCATCTCTGGAACAAAGGCCACCGGACGGTCGGCCTGTGCCTGCCTCCGGATCCTCTGAAAGGCCACCAACTGATGCAGAAAGGCTTTTTCAGCTTTACGGCGCAGGGCTGGAATCCCGTGCTGATCCCCACCCCGTTTGAAACGCCTCTCTTCTTTGAATACCTCGCCAAGGCATTCAGGGAGCACCCGGACATGTCCGCCCTGGTAGCCACGCGGGGCAACCAGATTGTCCCCCTCCTTTCCTGGGTTGAAGCCCGCTCCCTGAGCATCCCGAACCAGCTCAGCCTCGTGAGCCTGACGTATGAGCCTTTCATGGAGCGGCTGCTCCCGCCCATCACCTATTATGAGGAAAACCAGACAAAAACGGTTCACAAGCTCATCCGGATGCTCCGCGCACTGACCTCCGGCAAAAGCATCAAGAGCATTTCCGTCATTCCGGAAATTTACCCGGGGCAATCCGTCTCCCTGCGGCATCCTTCCCCTTCCGCATAA
- a CDS encoding 6-phosphofructokinase, which translates to MNPLKGACIIGQSGGPTAVINASALGAIQTALQCEPVTRVLGAANGIEGVLQERLFDMALEDPEELELLKYTPASALGSCRYRMADPAVDDTDYRRLLEVFRKYGVRYFFYNGGNDSMDTCNKISKFMQQSGYECRVIGIPKTIDNDLYGTDHCPGFGSAAKFIATSCMEVHQDLRVYDKGRVTIVEIMGRHAGWLAGSAALATYAGAGPDLVYLPEVPFRMEEFWEDVDRIYKKKGSCMVAVSEGVQYADGRFVAESGDRDVFGHTQLGGLGAMLAESVKRQTGAKVRSIELSLLQRCASHVASRTDIDEAYMAGKAAVEAAISGETDKMVAFERKMENGLYSCKTKLTSLTDVANVEKLVPREWINARGNGVEQPFIDYVLPLIQGETAMQKECSLPRFAKLKKVLAEPEQA; encoded by the coding sequence ATGAACCCATTGAAAGGAGCATGCATCATCGGGCAGTCCGGCGGCCCCACTGCCGTCATCAACGCCAGTGCGCTGGGAGCCATCCAAACGGCCCTGCAATGTGAACCGGTCACCCGCGTGCTGGGAGCTGCCAACGGAATTGAAGGAGTGCTTCAGGAACGCCTGTTCGACATGGCCCTGGAAGACCCGGAGGAACTTGAACTGCTTAAGTACACGCCGGCCTCCGCCCTGGGCTCATGCCGCTACAGGATGGCTGACCCGGCCGTGGATGATACGGACTACCGCCGCCTGCTGGAAGTGTTCCGGAAATACGGTGTACGTTACTTTTTTTACAACGGCGGCAACGATTCCATGGATACCTGCAACAAGATATCCAAATTCATGCAGCAGTCCGGTTATGAATGCCGCGTGATTGGAATCCCCAAAACCATTGACAACGATCTTTATGGCACGGACCACTGCCCCGGCTTCGGTTCCGCCGCCAAATTCATCGCTACCTCCTGCATGGAAGTGCACCAGGACCTCCGCGTGTATGACAAGGGTCGGGTCACTATCGTGGAAATCATGGGGCGCCATGCCGGCTGGCTGGCTGGCTCCGCCGCGCTCGCCACTTACGCAGGCGCCGGACCGGACCTCGTTTACCTGCCGGAAGTACCCTTCCGCATGGAAGAATTCTGGGAAGACGTGGACCGGATTTACAAGAAAAAAGGTAGTTGCATGGTTGCCGTCTCGGAAGGGGTCCAGTATGCGGACGGCCGCTTTGTGGCAGAATCCGGAGACCGGGACGTCTTCGGCCACACACAGCTGGGCGGCCTGGGGGCCATGCTGGCGGAATCCGTCAAACGCCAGACCGGGGCCAAGGTCAGGAGCATTGAACTCTCCCTGCTGCAGCGCTGCGCCTCCCACGTCGCCTCCCGAACAGACATTGATGAAGCATACATGGCCGGTAAAGCCGCCGTGGAAGCCGCCATCTCCGGAGAGACGGACAAGATGGTGGCCTTTGAACGGAAAATGGAAAACGGCCTGTATTCCTGCAAGACTAAATTGACCAGCCTGACGGACGTTGCCAACGTGGAAAAACTCGTTCCACGTGAATGGATCAATGCCCGCGGCAATGGCGTGGAGCAGCCGTTCATTGACTACGTGCTGCCGCTGATCCAGGGAGAAACAGCCATGCAGAAGGAATGCTCCCTCCCCCGCTTTGCCAAGCTCAAAAAAGTGCTGGCGGAGCCGGAACAGGCCTGA
- a CDS encoding polysaccharide pyruvyl transferase family protein produces the protein MTGSCSILPALIELGEFQYCANEGNMGDLLIDMATRQFFRRHHLPVRHGSHHHVVYGGGGRFVPFYGSLEVQAAKLTSARVERCIILPHSFYQVDSFIHVLDERHLVFCREQRSLEYCRSLNERAQFLPADDMALHFCPDYSPPPDPEERGAPHCLKPWAVSLMGKIRKAVRESSFPAFRENYWQRGAFLPRRGKESALPAELVLGQDISDLWSGTGDGSPEQVFLIRGLLTVLSGLDIVISDRLHICIAGLFAGCRVYFLDNNYGKLSGVYRQSLLEHPRAHLLHHSEFSGLFPEIFSLVRK, from the coding sequence ATGACCGGTTCCTGTTCCATTCTGCCTGCTCTCATAGAACTGGGTGAGTTTCAATACTGCGCCAACGAGGGCAATATGGGAGATTTGCTCATTGACATGGCCACACGGCAGTTTTTCCGCCGCCATCACCTGCCGGTGAGGCATGGGTCCCATCACCATGTGGTGTATGGCGGGGGAGGACGGTTTGTGCCTTTTTATGGATCCCTTGAAGTTCAAGCGGCCAAGTTAACCTCCGCCCGGGTGGAACGCTGCATCATTCTCCCTCACAGCTTTTACCAGGTGGATTCCTTCATCCACGTTCTGGATGAACGTCATCTGGTTTTCTGCCGGGAACAACGCTCACTGGAGTATTGCCGCTCCCTGAATGAAAGGGCGCAGTTTCTTCCGGCAGACGACATGGCGCTTCACTTCTGCCCGGATTATTCTCCACCTCCTGATCCGGAAGAGAGGGGAGCTCCTCATTGCCTGAAACCGTGGGCTGTTTCTCTCATGGGAAAAATCCGGAAGGCTGTGCGGGAATCCTCTTTCCCTGCATTCCGGGAAAATTACTGGCAGCGGGGGGCTTTTCTGCCGCGCCGGGGCAAGGAGAGCGCTCTGCCTGCAGAATTGGTCCTGGGGCAGGATATTTCCGATCTCTGGAGTGGCACGGGTGACGGCTCCCCGGAGCAGGTTTTCCTGATACGGGGTCTGCTCACTGTGTTGTCCGGATTGGACATCGTCATTTCAGACCGCCTGCACATCTGCATTGCAGGCCTGTTTGCCGGATGCCGGGTATACTTTCTGGACAACAATTACGGAAAACTCTCCGGCGTTTATCGGCAATCCCTGTTGGAGCATCCCCGCGCGCATCTGCTTCATCATTCGGAATTCTCCGGACTTTTTCCCGAGATATTTTCTCTTGTCCGCAAATAG
- a CDS encoding glycosyltransferase, which yields MTTQIKRLFVNGFPSLYGGAGTELHHQIIVWRKLKMEVHLVPSWEYHQEPLYNEMAALGVIMHAPGDWSAVQPGDPVLGFCNAEFLQSLPDIRKRTKRTVFVNCMTWLFDKEKEAMQKGEIAMFLYQNEAVRRNVMPVLRQLNGDPQVQFLTFSPYFHAEAFPFVRERDTDFFGCGRISRQDADKFAASTLHIYDTFVSPVLKHGLFLGFDQRSEKKIGRPFDWIQIAHNQREVSQQAFYRHCRIVLQPTDTTENWPRVGFEAMASGSVLIVDNRGGWREMVEHGKTGWLCDNERDFIYYASKMAYEPHLRDDMAEEARLRGLQLGGLEVSMESWKEVFEAMCRLPE from the coding sequence ATGACCACTCAAATCAAGCGTTTATTTGTCAACGGGTTCCCCAGCCTTTACGGAGGCGCGGGGACTGAACTCCACCACCAGATCATCGTCTGGCGCAAACTGAAGATGGAAGTCCACCTTGTCCCTTCATGGGAATACCACCAGGAACCTCTCTACAATGAGATGGCCGCCCTGGGCGTCATCATGCACGCTCCCGGTGACTGGTCAGCCGTTCAGCCCGGCGATCCCGTGCTCGGCTTCTGCAATGCCGAGTTCCTCCAGTCCCTCCCGGATATCCGTAAACGCACGAAACGGACCGTCTTTGTCAATTGCATGACCTGGCTCTTCGACAAGGAAAAGGAAGCCATGCAGAAGGGGGAGATTGCCATGTTCCTCTACCAGAACGAAGCCGTCCGCCGGAATGTCATGCCCGTACTGCGCCAACTGAACGGTGATCCGCAAGTGCAGTTCCTGACCTTCAGCCCCTACTTTCATGCGGAGGCTTTCCCCTTTGTCCGGGAGCGTGATACGGACTTCTTCGGCTGTGGCCGCATCTCACGCCAGGATGCGGACAAATTCGCGGCCAGCACGTTGCATATCTACGATACTTTCGTGTCTCCCGTGTTGAAACACGGCCTTTTTCTGGGCTTCGACCAGCGCAGCGAAAAGAAGATCGGCCGCCCCTTTGACTGGATCCAGATAGCTCATAACCAGAGGGAAGTTTCCCAGCAGGCTTTCTACCGGCACTGCCGAATTGTGCTGCAACCCACGGACACAACGGAAAACTGGCCGCGAGTGGGGTTTGAGGCGATGGCGAGCGGAAGCGTGCTTATTGTGGACAACCGTGGAGGGTGGCGTGAAATGGTGGAGCATGGGAAGACGGGATGGCTGTGCGACAACGAGAGGGACTTCATCTACTACGCGTCTAAAATGGCGTATGAACCGCATTTGCGTGACGACATGGCGGAGGAGGCACGGTTAAGGGGCCTGCAATTGGGAGGTTTGGAGGTTTCCATGGAGAGCTGGAAGGAAGTTTTTGAGGCGATGTGCAGGCTTCCGGAATAA
- a CDS encoding alpha-1,2-fucosyltransferase: MDRLHVSPCFLPGTRLGNVMFTLAAACAHALRVGVPCHVPWNYNDATLLLRSRLGDWVLPSTPCGVNEPAAWQEPSFAYHPIPLHITRGGVCGYFQSARYFEGQEPFIRSLFAPFIAEKEPRTAGIHIRLGDYKQLRHKHRVHGIDFLQRAFTHISPDVNRLILFSDEPEAAADMLVHLPEFRRLPLEIDCNNTCEALRRMTAMEELIISCSSFSWWGAWLGQTRKVIVPRHWFSGVIEDYQDVYLPHWVKL, translated from the coding sequence ATGGACAGACTTCATGTTTCTCCCTGTTTTCTCCCGGGTACGCGTCTGGGCAACGTCATGTTTACCCTGGCGGCGGCCTGTGCCCATGCCTTGCGCGTAGGGGTGCCGTGCCACGTGCCGTGGAATTATAATGATGCCACGCTTCTGCTGCGCTCCCGCCTGGGGGACTGGGTTCTACCCTCCACGCCATGCGGAGTGAACGAGCCCGCGGCATGGCAGGAGCCTTCCTTTGCCTACCACCCCATACCCCTTCACATTACCAGAGGTGGTGTGTGCGGCTATTTTCAGAGCGCGCGGTATTTTGAAGGCCAGGAGCCTTTTATACGGTCGCTTTTTGCTCCCTTCATCGCGGAAAAGGAACCGCGTACGGCGGGTATTCACATCCGGCTGGGGGACTACAAGCAGCTGCGCCATAAGCACCGTGTCCACGGCATTGATTTTCTCCAACGGGCATTCACCCATATTTCCCCGGATGTAAACCGTCTTATTTTATTCAGCGATGAACCGGAGGCAGCGGCGGATATGCTTGTGCACTTGCCGGAGTTCAGACGTCTCCCGCTGGAGATTGATTGCAATAACACCTGTGAAGCCCTGCGCCGCATGACGGCCATGGAGGAACTTATCATCTCCTGCTCCTCCTTTTCCTGGTGGGGAGCCTGGCTGGGGCAGACACGCAAGGTGATTGTTCCGCGCCATTGGTTCTCCGGTGTGATTGAAGACTACCAGGACGTCTACCTTCCGCACTGGGTAAAACTATGA
- a CDS encoding RHS repeat domain-containing protein yields the protein MPLSEFQKMGGSPSPTPAAFGFRSAKAASETVEACGGLKYVSPWAWRASLEGTSGLITIVPPTGAALYFNIHPGSDVAKPVGISRKRDFRVQLLNEELNPCTTSNPAFLTLVDADGQKVRFSAETGAVVSMASASGNVVHADDYFQSVKNTYDGAGNLVSSYTAVEGLMRTRTGEAGALVMEWYAPSAVTVLEDGGYEVSGSPYKTSSYKSYESEGVHTTVITRQQRGLPAHTITRREEPGKVTITKGTGDDTIIRTIETNRLYGGMVERIEFVKGINDVEPVSCNRSVKQYTDGGWLTVSETEAFRTPLARITTYEYNSEYHVSRVNRPDGGYTRYEYDDEGRVILKAEPWAGGKEKIIRTTYADKRFYDNRPVRVTKSYLQANSVEVTLSTEVYEYEDSPLVEKVTKTVTAVGSSQKQISMEETYGEAAAYPYAAGRMKFTQNMAGIQAWYEYEAAEEYGAAHKCTIITKVNAELVPGQSTKEESFIASDDTVISERKFIWDGHVWLLLSRTSFEYDEERRCIKTTHGNGRISTATWMCCGKLSETDEDGVITNYGYNSAHQLVETIRSEVHDGDTVVTPETILTYIRDAADRILQTRRDVGPMTTMESNEYDALGRTISQTDTLGRMTTTVYSDNGLTKTVTTPAGAVFVTERHLDGSVLHDYGTGQRELYRAYDIYNNCLRETVALADKSSIVSQTLVNGFGQSVVQMTPTPVGFLYDRSEYNEKGRLIRTQRDSGTYESAVFMAPTLYEYDSFGNVTRQALALVEDPGPTNSPVQKYSYSVENTDEGVFQVTVITRYNIQGAPLTSISKQLISRMSSLLVSKSVSINERNLTSTEWEEYAENTKRIQKSVVPDSNITAEAVIVDGIVLSQKDHAGVIFTASRSYTVTGMILTQTDARGNITTTQTDIAGRKVLVTNAAGNGTGFMYGQPLDQPTTVTGSLGNTVNYRYDDRGRKAAEWGTAVQPALFDYDSMDRLVSLTTFRVGSETVSSDPGGRTDGDTTIWTYHETSGLEISKSYANGTHVDKTYNVLGLPERLCNARGMSEIREYDTLTGQLTRVSFSDGSTPSQTYTYNHLGQLTQVTDAAGTRTIGYNEYGEQKTDSLAAGGKTHLITETRDQLGRSTGYTYAKDGIVEQNVFTGYADNGRIATAGFLHGGKGKEFGFSYLEGTNLLQTLTKPNGITFTQSYEEKRDLVAGMYYKKGSTAIVGRKYTYDVLGRPLTRSTSRQGTVTNDSFVYNTRSELAAATVDGGNYSYDYDNIGNRKNAEEETKELIYGSNNINQYTSIQEREGEAFIPAFDADGNQTLVKTSTGTWKVVYNAENRPVTFTKTEENMVTVVTCTYDFMGRRATKKEEVITASQSGERTVLVTLHQRYIYRRYLQIACCDLTSFSHPCLWLITWDPAEPVSTRPLAIQKDDAWSTYGLDFTKNVWEIFNAEGSISMTYSYEPYGAVTVEGDVRQPIQWSSEHFDDELGLVYYNYRYYNSSNGRWVNRDPIGEVDDRNLYKFAQNNSIKIIDLRGLQGGMRVPFPIGGYPVEISPEWIVAIVNFGKWVKGILPPETYYEEGSMEVNSIKKSVIGKDIREYFLDKNKKSKYCQDWEPISNIAIMFPRYQSFYSFDNFIKEFGRFFMSLPDGIVTFVATVRGDVSIETIQENGECFISASYKVTNVTSFTSFAYHMAPKDFPPGEAMGNWTQYYQWKEKIKCRSKLPYDDEMDDLMNEFPYNIDENMKLPDNPFFFPVL from the coding sequence ATGCCTCTGTCCGAATTCCAGAAGATGGGGGGCTCCCCCTCCCCCACTCCTGCTGCCTTTGGCTTTCGTTCCGCAAAAGCCGCCAGTGAGACAGTGGAAGCCTGCGGGGGATTGAAATATGTAAGTCCCTGGGCATGGCGTGCAAGTCTGGAAGGAACATCCGGTCTCATCACCATCGTGCCTCCCACGGGTGCTGCCCTTTACTTCAACATTCACCCAGGTTCTGATGTGGCAAAGCCTGTGGGTATCTCCCGCAAGCGTGATTTCCGTGTGCAGTTGTTGAATGAAGAGCTTAATCCCTGCACGACAAGCAATCCTGCTTTCCTGACCTTGGTGGATGCCGATGGACAGAAAGTGCGTTTCTCCGCTGAAACCGGCGCTGTCGTCAGTATGGCCTCCGCTTCCGGCAACGTGGTCCATGCTGACGATTACTTCCAGAGTGTGAAAAATACCTATGATGGTGCGGGCAACCTGGTGAGCAGTTATACCGCCGTGGAAGGCTTGATGCGCACCCGCACCGGGGAGGCCGGCGCCCTCGTCATGGAATGGTATGCTCCCTCTGCCGTTACGGTGCTTGAAGACGGCGGTTATGAAGTTTCGGGCTCTCCCTACAAAACTTCTTCCTATAAATCCTATGAATCGGAAGGTGTGCATACGACCGTGATCACGCGTCAGCAGCGTGGGCTCCCGGCACATACCATTACCCGCAGGGAAGAACCCGGTAAAGTCACTATCACCAAGGGAACGGGAGACGACACCATCATCCGTACCATTGAAACCAATCGGCTCTACGGAGGGATGGTGGAACGCATTGAATTCGTTAAGGGCATCAACGATGTAGAACCTGTCTCCTGCAACCGTTCCGTGAAGCAATACACGGATGGCGGCTGGTTGACGGTGAGTGAAACGGAGGCCTTCAGGACACCTCTTGCACGTATTACCACCTATGAATACAACAGTGAATACCATGTCTCCCGCGTCAACCGCCCGGATGGCGGCTACACGCGCTACGAATATGACGACGAAGGCCGTGTAATTCTGAAAGCGGAACCTTGGGCTGGCGGGAAGGAAAAGATTATTCGTACCACTTATGCCGACAAGCGTTTTTATGACAATCGCCCTGTTCGGGTGACAAAGTCCTACCTCCAGGCCAACAGTGTGGAAGTCACGTTGAGTACTGAAGTGTATGAATATGAAGACTCACCTCTCGTGGAAAAGGTTACTAAAACTGTTACTGCTGTCGGTTCAAGCCAGAAGCAGATAAGTATGGAAGAAACCTACGGAGAAGCTGCTGCCTATCCCTATGCCGCCGGGAGAATGAAGTTCACGCAGAACATGGCCGGGATACAGGCCTGGTATGAATATGAAGCGGCAGAGGAATATGGCGCCGCTCACAAATGTACCATTATCACGAAGGTTAATGCTGAACTTGTTCCCGGGCAGAGTACGAAGGAAGAAAGTTTCATAGCATCCGACGATACCGTCATTTCTGAACGGAAATTCATCTGGGATGGCCATGTATGGCTCCTTCTTTCAAGAACCTCCTTTGAATACGATGAAGAGCGCCGCTGTATCAAAACCACACACGGCAATGGCCGCATCAGTACGGCTACGTGGATGTGCTGCGGCAAGCTCTCGGAAACCGATGAAGATGGGGTCATTACTAACTATGGTTACAATTCAGCCCATCAGCTTGTGGAAACCATTCGTTCGGAAGTACATGATGGAGATACGGTAGTCACTCCGGAAACTATCCTCACCTATATTCGTGATGCGGCCGACCGCATTCTGCAGACGCGTCGGGATGTTGGCCCCATGACCACTATGGAAAGCAACGAATACGACGCCCTTGGACGAACCATTTCCCAAACGGATACCCTGGGGCGAATGACCACGACGGTATATAGCGACAATGGATTGACGAAAACCGTCACCACTCCTGCTGGGGCTGTCTTTGTCACGGAAAGACACCTCGATGGCTCCGTACTCCATGACTACGGTACGGGACAGCGAGAACTCTACCGTGCATATGACATTTATAATAATTGTCTTAGGGAAACCGTTGCGTTGGCGGACAAGTCCAGCATTGTTTCCCAGACCCTTGTCAACGGTTTTGGCCAAAGCGTCGTACAAATGACGCCTACTCCTGTAGGTTTCCTGTATGATCGTTCTGAATACAATGAAAAGGGACGGCTCATCCGTACGCAACGGGATTCTGGTACGTATGAAAGCGCCGTATTCATGGCGCCTACGCTCTACGAATACGACTCCTTTGGCAACGTTACCAGACAGGCCCTGGCTTTAGTGGAAGACCCGGGACCGACCAACTCTCCCGTGCAGAAATATTCCTATAGTGTAGAAAACACGGACGAAGGGGTTTTCCAGGTGACGGTGATAACGCGTTATAATATCCAGGGAGCGCCTTTGACCTCCATCAGCAAACAGCTCATTTCCCGGATGTCTTCTTTGTTGGTATCAAAATCAGTCAGCATCAATGAACGCAACTTGACTTCCACGGAATGGGAGGAGTATGCTGAAAATACGAAAAGAATCCAAAAGAGCGTCGTTCCTGACTCTAACATCACGGCTGAAGCAGTGATTGTAGATGGGATCGTGCTCTCACAGAAGGATCACGCAGGAGTAATTTTTACGGCAAGCCGGAGCTATACGGTTACAGGAATGATCCTTACGCAAACGGATGCAAGAGGCAATATAACTACGACGCAGACTGACATCGCAGGCCGTAAAGTTTTAGTCACAAATGCTGCAGGCAACGGTACTGGTTTCATGTACGGCCAACCTCTCGATCAACCAACCACGGTTACCGGTTCCTTGGGCAACACCGTCAACTATCGTTACGACGATCGCGGTCGTAAGGCTGCGGAATGGGGGACGGCCGTTCAACCTGCTCTCTTTGACTATGACTCCATGGACCGTCTAGTCTCTTTGACGACTTTCCGGGTCGGCTCGGAAACGGTATCCAGCGATCCCGGAGGGAGAACCGATGGCGACACTACTATCTGGACTTACCATGAGACTTCCGGATTGGAAATCTCCAAGAGCTATGCCAATGGAACACATGTAGATAAAACCTACAATGTTCTCGGGCTGCCGGAGCGTCTTTGCAATGCGAGGGGGATGAGTGAAATCCGCGAATACGACACCCTCACGGGGCAACTGACCAGGGTGTCCTTCAGTGATGGCTCTACTCCCAGTCAAACCTATACGTACAATCATCTCGGCCAGCTCACTCAAGTAACTGATGCCGCCGGAACGCGAACCATCGGCTACAATGAATACGGCGAGCAGAAAACCGACAGCCTGGCAGCCGGAGGCAAAACCCACCTGATTACGGAAACGCGTGACCAACTGGGACGCAGTACCGGCTACACTTATGCCAAGGATGGAATTGTGGAACAAAACGTTTTCACCGGCTATGCAGATAATGGACGCATCGCTACCGCAGGTTTCCTGCACGGAGGTAAAGGAAAAGAATTCGGTTTTTCCTATCTTGAAGGAACCAACCTTCTGCAGACACTCACGAAGCCAAATGGAATAACGTTCACACAGAGCTATGAAGAAAAGCGTGATCTGGTCGCGGGCATGTACTACAAAAAAGGAAGCACGGCTATTGTAGGAAGGAAATACACCTATGACGTCCTGGGGCGCCCCCTCACACGGAGCACTTCCCGTCAAGGGACCGTGACGAATGACAGCTTCGTTTACAATACCCGCAGTGAACTGGCAGCGGCAACTGTGGATGGAGGAAATTATTCTTACGATTACGACAACATAGGCAATCGCAAGAATGCTGAAGAAGAGACGAAGGAACTTATTTATGGTTCTAACAATATCAACCAGTACACGTCCATTCAGGAAAGAGAAGGAGAAGCCTTTATTCCTGCCTTTGACGCCGACGGAAATCAGACGCTGGTGAAAACTTCTACCGGTACGTGGAAAGTAGTTTACAACGCGGAAAATCGTCCCGTGACTTTCACGAAGACGGAAGAGAACATGGTAACGGTCGTTACCTGCACTTACGACTTCATGGGACGCCGTGCCACGAAGAAGGAGGAAGTCATTACTGCCAGCCAATCCGGAGAAAGAACGGTTTTGGTAACTCTTCATCAGCGTTACATTTACCGGAGATATCTCCAAATCGCCTGTTGTGATCTGACTAGCTTTTCTCATCCCTGCCTGTGGCTGATCACATGGGATCCAGCGGAGCCAGTATCTACCCGGCCCCTGGCTATTCAGAAGGACGATGCGTGGTCTACCTACGGTCTTGATTTTACCAAAAATGTATGGGAAATCTTCAACGCCGAGGGTTCAATATCCATGACCTACAGTTATGAGCCCTATGGGGCAGTGACAGTAGAAGGAGACGTGAGGCAGCCTATCCAATGGAGCAGCGAGCATTTCGATGATGAGCTTGGTCTCGTCTATTATAATTACCGTTACTATAATTCTAGCAATGGAAGATGGGTTAATCGTGATCCTATTGGAGAAGTCGATGATAGGAATTTATACAAGTTTGCTCAAAATAATAGTATTAAAATTATTGATTTACGAGGTCTTCAAGGGGGAATGCGTGTTCCTTTTCCAATAGGTGGATATCCTGTGGAAATAAGTCCTGAATGGATAGTTGCAATCGTTAATTTTGGAAAATGGGTAAAAGGTATTTTACCTCCAGAAACGTATTATGAAGAAGGTAGTATGGAAGTAAATTCCATTAAAAAATCTGTAATAGGTAAAGACATTAGAGAATATTTTTTAGATAAAAATAAAAAATCCAAATACTGTCAGGATTGGGAACCAATATCTAATATAGCGATAATGTTTCCTCGATATCAATCTTTTTATTCTTTTGATAATTTTATTAAAGAATTCGGAAGATTTTTTATGAGTTTGCCAGATGGTATTGTTACATTCGTTGCCACTGTTCGAGGAGACGTTTCTATTGAAACTATTCAGGAGAACGGGGAATGTTTCATCTCGGCTTCTTATAAAGTTACTAATGTAACATCCTTCACTTCATTTGCTTATCATATGGCTCCAAAGGATTTTCCACCGGGAGAAGCTATGGGAAACTGGACTCAATATTATCAGTGGAAAGAAAAAATTAAATGTAGAAGCAAGTTGCCATATGATGATGAAATGGATGATTTAATGAATGAATTCCCATATAATATTGATGAAAATATGAAACTTCCTGACAATCCATTCTTTTTTCCTGTTCTATGA
- a CDS encoding putative quinol monooxygenase — protein MIKITAKSIVKPGAREEFITTARELVEKSRAEAGNISYHLYEDMDDPDILTFIEEWKDQAAVDVHADSEHFQRIIPLLSGMTEEAIEISLYREVL, from the coding sequence ATGATTAAAATTACCGCCAAAAGCATTGTTAAACCCGGGGCCAGGGAAGAATTCATCACCACTGCCCGGGAACTGGTGGAAAAAAGCCGTGCGGAAGCCGGCAATATTTCCTACCACCTGTATGAAGACATGGATGATCCAGACATTCTGACTTTTATTGAAGAATGGAAGGACCAGGCAGCCGTGGACGTTCATGCGGATTCCGAGCATTTCCAGCGCATCATTCCGCTCCTGAGCGGCATGACGGAGGAAGCCATTGAAATTTCCCTGTACCGGGAAGTTCTGTAA